The genome window GGCATCGGCACTTTTGCCCACGACCCCTCGAGCTTTATCGCGATGCTCAAGGGGATATAGGCCGCGTCGGCCCCTCCGCTGCTGGCGGCAAGACCCGCTTTGAGCACATCGCCGGCGATAATAAGCCGTCCATTCTTTTCAAGAGCCTCGTAATCGCCGATCTGTTCGAGGTATTTCTTGGCCAGGGCTCCGTAAGGCGCTACCTGGGGATCCGCTATGGCCACCCTGATCTTTTCGTCCTTGACGAGGTCCAGGGAAGGGGCTTCACCGGAAGACCACCAAAGCACCAGGGGACACTCGACTACTGCCTGCACTCCCTCGAGTTTGTCCTTCTCCTCCAGGTACCTGGCCCACTTCTCATCAGCGCTCAGGAAAAAGTCGTAGGGCGCCCCCATCTCTATCTGCCTTGCGAGCTGCCCCGAAGCTCCGAACACGCCGTCCATGGCGATACCCTTCTCCCTCTCGAACTCTTCGGCAACCTTCTCCATAACCGGCTGAAGGCTGGCTGCGGCGGCGAAGACCTCGGCTTGGGATCTACCAGCGATGACCAGCAAGGAAAGCATCAACGCGAAACGTCCCACCCATTTCCTGGAAATAAATATGGATAAAATCGTCATTGACGATCTACCTCCTTTTTTGGGGCCTTTTTCTCGGCACAGGATCGGCAGAAACCATAGATGACCATATGCTTCCCCTCCACGACCGTTCCAGCTTCCACCTCTATAAAAGGAAGGGGGATTTCAGCCAGGCACTCCATCTTCCCACAGGCCCGGCAGGCAAAATGAGGATGGTCGCCGGGACACCCTGGTTGGTTGTGATCATGGGCGCAGAACCTCCATGTCCCCTTCATGTCCAATACCCTGTGCACTATGCCCTTTTCCAGGAGCAGCCCCAGGGTCCGATACAAGGTGACGCGGTCCAGGTCTCCCGGAAGCCTTGCGGCCACTTCCCGGTAAGAGAGGGGGCGCCTTTCCTTCAACAGGACGGCCAGCACGGCCCTTCTTGCCGGAGTAGCGCGAATGTCATGACCGGACAGAATAACTTCTTCCTTCTTCATCGCTTCCCTCCAAATGCAACACTATTGCATCCTTAGACCGGAAAGTTGCCGTCCGGGGAACGGACGGCAACGATGAAACAACAAACAACATTACTTCCTGGACTGAACCGGTGATCCCTTCTTCCTGGCCCGTTCCATCCGGAAGCGCTTCAGCTTCATATGGGGGTCGCCTTCGGTCGGCACGATGCAGAGGAAGACGAAAGGTTCCGGGCCGGGGTTTTCGTAGCCGTGGACCAGCCCGCCTGGCACATGGGCCCAACCCAGGGGAGGGATCTCCCATCGCTTACCTTCGATGGTCACAAAGCCCGTGCCGCTCAAACCGATCATCCAGTGAGGCCAATGATGTTCATGATCGGGGATGACCGTCCCCGGAGGCAGGGAGAAATGGCGCAGGGTGAAGTCATCCCAGAAGCGTCCCGGGCCGTATATAACCCGCTTGGTAACCTCCGGAGCGAGCGAGGAGGCATCGAAGAGTTCCAGATCCTCAATTTTCCCGGTATATACCGTCCCCATTCCGTTGTCTCACCTCCAATCCCTTGCCCTACCCGGCTCCCTCGGGTCTCCCGGTCGGCGCAACCGCCCGGTCAGGCCTTCTTTTTCATTCCCTGCAGCACTCTCTCGGGGAGGGCGGGGATCTGGAATATCCTCGCGCCGCATGCCCGGGCGATACCGTTCATAATCGCCGAGTGGGGTGCGGAAAGAGGCATCTCACCGGTCCCCGAGGCTCCGAAGGGTCCGAACTCCCGGGGT of Thermovirga sp. contains these proteins:
- a CDS encoding transcriptional repressor, with translation MKKEEVILSGHDIRATPARRAVLAVLLKERRPLSYREVAARLPGDLDRVTLYRTLGLLLEKGIVHRVLDMKGTWRFCAHDHNQPGCPGDHPHFACRACGKMECLAEIPLPFIEVEAGTVVEGKHMVIYGFCRSCAEKKAPKKEVDRQ
- the modA gene encoding molybdate ABC transporter substrate-binding protein yields the protein MTILSIFISRKWVGRFALMLSLLVIAGRSQAEVFAAAASLQPVMEKVAEEFEREKGIAMDGVFGASGQLARQIEMGAPYDFFLSADEKWARYLEEKDKLEGVQAVVECPLVLWWSSGEAPSLDLVKDEKIRVAIADPQVAPYGALAKKYLEQIGDYEALEKNGRLIIAGDVLKAGLAASSGGADAAYIPLSIAIKLEGSWAKVPMP
- a CDS encoding cupin domain-containing protein; protein product: MGTVYTGKIEDLELFDASSLAPEVTKRVIYGPGRFWDDFTLRHFSLPPGTVIPDHEHHWPHWMIGLSGTGFVTIEGKRWEIPPLGWAHVPGGLVHGYENPGPEPFVFLCIVPTEGDPHMKLKRFRMERARKKGSPVQSRK